One Oncorhynchus mykiss isolate Arlee chromosome 9, USDA_OmykA_1.1, whole genome shotgun sequence genomic window, TGCCGTGACACATATATATTTAACTGTAAGAGGTTGGAACTTTGAAACCTGGTTGAGGTTTTTTTTTAGGTTATTTTTTTAGCAATCAATGACACCAACCAATTATTCTCAAGACAATGATCATACTACAATGATCAGCAATGTATGCTCATAAAGTAAgtttcttctctcccccttcaggGTGAAAGATATTCATACTGGACAAGTTAACCAGTGGCTGGAGGAAGACTTTGAATGGCCCAACAGGCCAAATACAGGTGGCCACTTGGTTGGTTCAAGTAGTACCACAGTCCTAACAGGTACACTGTCTAAAGCCTACTCTGCCTCACCTGTCATAGGTTATTGCTCAAATTGTGTCTTAAGCGGTACATTTATAATATGCCATTCTTatacattcttttacttttatCTGACCTAGTTTTGATTCTGTGCTCTTTTATGATACTATTCTGGATGTTCTATTTCTTACTGTTTGAAATTGAACACTGAAGAAGAActtgtcagtgagcatttctctgtATTGTTTCCACCTGCTGTTTCCTGTGGACGTAACACGTGAACTTTGATTTCATTTTACTTTCAACAGTGTGGCATAATGCTACCCCCTTctggaaaatgtattttaaaatattCTTATCTGTAGAGTACCTTGGCATGTTTTAAAACATGAGTATCTTCAGTGGACCGTTTGTAAATATCCTTTTTGTCCCCTTTTATACAGAGAATGAGCCTAACCCACCTTATGGGGGCCGAGTGGGCATGCAGTACGACGCAGAGGGAGATTCCCTGTCATCCTCCAGTACAAGGCTGCAGTCTCCCTACCATGGAACACAGGCACAGGTGGGGATCTATTTTAGGTATCCTAGATGCCACCTCCTGCTGTGGTGCCTTTGAGCGAGGCACTTGACTTAACCCATGGCTCACCCTTGTTTCCGACCCCCTCCGTGTGTGTGGGAGACGAGTGCATGTTACTTAAAGGGTTTAAaggcaacattttttttttaaattccatgTTCTGAAAATGACAATGGACAATCAAGTCTTCTATTTCTTCTTCAAAAGGTGTCCAAGAGGCCTGAGATCATCTACCATGACTACAGTTCCTGGGGTGCTGATAGGGACGCCATTCAAGTCATGCAGACTACTGCCACCTCGTCAGGGCAGCATTTTACATTGAGTGACCCTGGCAGCCAATCAGAGGTGGGAATGGAATGTTCATCATAATGCTGTCACCTATGTATGTAATAGGTATGGTTGGCCCTCGTGAACTGTTTCAGCCTTCTGGGTGTGCTCTTTCCAAGTAAATTACTACATGATTGAGGACACAGGAGGTAGTGATCACTTTAGAAACCTATTCCATActcaaatatatataaatattcccTGACAGCTTAGGATCAGCATACCGGAGATAAGGACTTACTCTGAGATCTAGTGGGACATCCTCAACTCTTAAACAGAACTGGACAAAGAACAGGGTAATACATTTAAAGAAGTGTTTCTCATCGACCAACGGAATAAAGCAGAAAGAAAAAGGATCTCTTAACGGACAGTCTCCTCTTTGGGAGCGAAGCCTGAATAACGGTTGTGGGACAATGCTTTATTAACACTACACAGGATTGTCCAAAGAAGTATGGACTCACTGATACAGGAGGATGTGAAACCCAACCTCAGCTTCACTAATGGAATAATCTGCTCTCAAATCTATTACCTATCAGGAAACAACATGTTTTATATGCTATACTTCAGTGACGCATGTTTACAATAAATCTGCACAATGATATATGTTGCTTGTACCAGTTTACCAATTAGCGTGGCTTCTTTTGCACTTTGGTACCACAACAAATTAATGTTGTAATACCACATGTATATAACAATCTGTCTTTATATAGAACAGACATTGCACTGTGGTAGTTCTTatgaaatcaaaacatatttaaaatgtGTACCAAAAACtaagttatttttttaaactgcataaTGTCAAACAATATTGTATTATTGGTATCACACATTAATAGAACAATAAACACATCTGAAATTGGCAGTGAAATGAACAATGAATGAAGGCCAAAGTGAGCCATTTCTAATCAGTGCCGCATCCTCTTGATCTTGTTTGGCTGCATGTTCAACGTTCTTTGGCTGTGCACTCATTTCATCTTTTCCTGTGCTCAAGCTCTAATTTGTTACTCCTACTTTGCCTTTAGTTCTAACTCCCTCGGTTGAACATCCACGGGCCTCACGCCACTACCCGTAGCACTCTTATCATCAGTCCTCCACCAATCAGCACTTTGACTACTGCTTTTGGATTGGCTGATGCCACTTTGATGTCATAATTCTTAGCGATGATGCGCAGATTCACCTTCGTACATGTATCTATCTCCCACGTAGGGTTTTCCACAAATGCTTCCAACGAGCCTGTGTGATTTTGCAACTTATAAAATGATTCCACTAGTCTTATAACCCATTAGGGTGGATGTCAGTGACAGCAACTCTACCACAAGTGTATTTTGAACACTCAAATATCTGAGCACATCAGAGCCTCACAGTCGGAGATTAGAGCAACTATCACAGGAAACAAAATCCCGGCCGAGCCCCCTTTCTGTTAAGTTCCCCAGCAAGAAACCAAAACATTTCACTCAAACAGAAGGAggaactaacaaagagtcactAACAACCAAAACAAAAGGGAAGCGGGGATGATCATCTAAAATATTGTTTTTAGGAATATCTAATAGTGAGCGTCAACTGACGGTGTTAATCCTTCACATTTCTCAAGACAACTAGAGCActgggccagcacaggtgaaacaccttctgacgaaagagatggacaagccagcacaggtgaaacaccttcccactaaagAGATGGACAAGCCACCACAGGtgaaacacatactgactaaagagatggacatgtcagcacaggtgaaacacatactgactaaagagatggacaagtcagcacaggtgaaacacataCTGATTAAAGAGATGGACAAGTCAGCACAGGtgtaacatactgactaacgatgAGACACCAATCGGTGCGCCTCACGTGCTGACACGTTAACGTCCAACCTCTaaatataaatggaaaaaccaaagcctgtaacagGTCAGTTATGGATGGATGTGTAGGTTCAGAATTTGTtgttggcatgtcatgcctaagttcaCTAATCATGCcaataaaaaaataatcaaattagTTGGCAATTTCAGTTGGTTTTGTCATAAATGAGCCATCttattcaatgaatgatggaggcaaGTTTGCCTTTTTggcaaaaaatgtaatttaaggtgctccaaagcttttgaCTATCATTCTTTACATAATTCATGTTTATGtcatagtatagtttatttttatttttattcagtttagtcagatggatttctcaatttgcagtaagtttGCCAATCGGCAGTGCAGCCAGACTGATCTGCCATTCTTTTTGCTTCATCGCTCTCAACC contains:
- the LOC110531455 gene encoding uncharacterized protein LOC110531455 isoform X3; this translates as MNYKHAAPWSSPSSLECRDTYIFNCKRVKDIHTGQVNQWLEEDFEWPNRPNTGGHLVGSSSTTVLTENEPNPPYGGRVGMQYDAEGDSLSSSSTRLQSPYHGTQAQVSKRPEIIYHDYSSWGADRDAIQVMQTTATSSGQHFTLSDPGSQSELRISIPEIRTYSEI